CTCGAACGAGCCTGAGTCGCCGCGTTCGCGGAAGCCCGCGCCCTCGCCACGCGCCGGGCGGTCGCCAGCCGGACGACGACGCTCGAACGAGCCTGAGTCGCCGCGTTCGCGGAAGCCCGCGCCCTCACCATGCGCCGGACGATCACCAGCCGGGCGACGACGCTCGAACGAGCCGGAGTCACCGCGTTCGCGGAAGCCCGCGCCCTCGCCACGTGCCGGGCGATCACCAGCCGGGCGACGCTCGTACGAACCGGATTCGCCGCGTTCGCGTGAACCGGCACCCGCAGCACGCGCCGGACGATCACCGGAACGTGGCGACGACGCGCCGCTGCGCGCACCCGCCGACGGGCCGCGCCGTTCAGCCGGCGCACTGGCCGCATTGCTCCTCGCGGCAGGACGCCTGGGCGCGTCACCGGAAGTCGCCGTATCACGCGGCTTTCTCGGCGCAGCGGGTTTATCTGCCGGACCGGCCGCTCGGGTGGGTTTGCGGGCGGTGCTGCTACCCGAACGCACAGGGGCGCGTTCGGACGAAGCCGGCCGCGGGTGCTTGGCTGTCAGTTTGACTCGCATGAAATCTCACACTGCGATCGCGCGCAGCAGCTCCGTTTCGACCTGGATTTGTCGTCGGTTGTCCGAGAGCCCGTGTCCATCAAGTAGGAACACGTCCTCGACGCGTTCGCCGAGCGTATTGATCCGCGCCGCATGGACGCCGACCCGGTGCTCGGCCAGCACGCGCGCGATCGAATAAAGAAGGCCCGGCCGGTCGTTGGCCGACACGGACAGGATGTAATACTGGCCGCGCTCGTCGGCCCGCAGGTCGACGCGCGGCGTCACGGGGAACGTGCGCGACAGGCGCGACAAACGGCCCTTCGACGGTTCTGGCAACAGCGTGCCTTCCGCTCTCAGGCGCTCCGCCAGTTCCTGTTCGACGAGGTTGGCGATGTCGCGATAGTGAACGTCACGCTCCGTATGCGCGACGAGGAAGTTGTCGAGCGCGTAGCCGTGTCGGGTGGTGCTGACGCGTGCATCGAGCACGGACAGCGAATTGCGGTCGAAATACGCGCAGATGCCCGCGAACAGGTCGGGGCGGTCCTTCACGTAGACGAGCACCTGCAACGCCTCGCCGATGGGCGACGGCCGTGCGCGGACGATCGGCGTCTCGGTCTCGACATGGCGATACAGCACGCGCGTTTGCCACGCGATATCGGCGGCGTCGTGGCGCAGGAAATAGCCGACGTCGAGCTTGTCCCACAGCGCGCGGTGCGCGTTTTCTGGCACGGTTTCTAGGCGCAGCAGCGCGAGTGCTTCTTCCTGGCGCTGTTTCAGTTCCGAATGCGCGTCGGGACGTGCGCCGCCGAGCACCGCGAGCGTCGCGCGATACAGGTCTTCGAGCAGCTTGCCTTTCCAAGTGTTCCAGACCTTCGGGCTGGTTCCGCGAATGTCGGCGACCGTCAGCAGATAGAGCGCGGTCAGACGACGCTCGGTGCCGACCAGATCGGCGAAACGCTTGATGACTTCGGGATCGCTCGTGTCCTGCTTTTGCGCGACCTGGCTCATCGTCAGATGATGCTGGACGAGCCAGACGACCAGCGCCGTGTCGTCGGCGGATATGTCGTGATCGCGGCAGAACCGGCGTGCGTCGGCCATGCCGAGCGTCGAATGATCGCCGCCGCGTCCCTTCGCGATGTCATGGAAGAGGGCCGCCACGTACAGCACGTACGGCCGCTCGAAATTCGCGATCAGCTGGCTGCAGAACGGATATTCGTGCGCGTGCTCGGCGACCGCGAAGCGCCGCATATTCCGAAGCACCATCAGAATGTGCTGATCGACCGTATAGACGTGATAGAGATCGTGCTGCATCTGTCCGACGATGCGCCGGAAGTTCAGCAGATAACGTCCGAGCACGCTCGTCTGATTCATCAGACGCATTGCATGCGTAATGCCGGCCGGCTGCTTGAGAATTTCCAGGAACAGATGCCGGTTTTCCGGATCGCGGCGCCAGCGCTGGTCCATCTTGTCGCGCGCGTTGTACAGCGCGCGCAACGTCCGCGCCGACAATCCCTTGATGCCCGGCGTCTTTTCGTACAGCAGGAAGGCTTCGAGGATCGCGTTCGGCTCGCGCTCGAACACGTCGTCGCTGGCGATTTCCAGCATGCCCTGTTTTTCGACGAAACGATCAGACAGAACGCGCGTGATGCCGCTCGTGCTAGGAAACAGCTGCGCTTCGATGT
This genomic interval from Paraburkholderia sabiae contains the following:
- a CDS encoding [protein-PII] uridylyltransferase, with product MSSVHAVAHSDATSLKADYKVAKTPLLDRFKTASNVDTLMHALARITDDALRGAWTACDLPASLALLAVGGYGRGELAPHSDIDILVLLPDEPMPHLDARIERFIGLAWDLGLELGSSVRTVSQCIEESANDVTVQTSLLEARRIVGSTTLFESFSLRYRDALDPRAFFQAKVLEMRQRHAKFQDTPYSLEPNIKESPGGLRDLQLILWITQAAGFGSSWRELDARGLITDREARELRRNEGFLKTLRARLHVLAGRRQDILVFDLQTPLAESFGFKATAARRASEQLMRRYYWAAKAVTQLSTILIQNIEAQLFPSTSGITRVLSDRFVEKQGMLEIASDDVFEREPNAILEAFLLYEKTPGIKGLSARTLRALYNARDKMDQRWRRDPENRHLFLEILKQPAGITHAMRLMNQTSVLGRYLLNFRRIVGQMQHDLYHVYTVDQHILMVLRNMRRFAVAEHAHEYPFCSQLIANFERPYVLYVAALFHDIAKGRGGDHSTLGMADARRFCRDHDISADDTALVVWLVQHHLTMSQVAQKQDTSDPEVIKRFADLVGTERRLTALYLLTVADIRGTSPKVWNTWKGKLLEDLYRATLAVLGGARPDAHSELKQRQEEALALLRLETVPENAHRALWDKLDVGYFLRHDAADIAWQTRVLYRHVETETPIVRARPSPIGEALQVLVYVKDRPDLFAGICAYFDRNSLSVLDARVSTTRHGYALDNFLVAHTERDVHYRDIANLVEQELAERLRAEGTLLPEPSKGRLSRLSRTFPVTPRVDLRADERGQYYILSVSANDRPGLLYSIARVLAEHRVGVHAARINTLGERVEDVFLLDGHGLSDNRRQIQVETELLRAIAV